The Lysobacter enzymogenes DNA segment TTCGATCACTTGGTCTTCACGCGCGCCGATCGCGACCTTGCTGCGGAACACGAAGCGCTTGAGCGCCTCGACCAGCGCATCGGCGTCGGCATCGGGCACGACCAGCCAGATGCGCTGTTCGGACAGGCGCAGCAGCGCGAACAGGGCCACGGCGCGGCCTTTGGGCGTCAGCCAGCCGCTCCACTGCCAGTGGCCGTCGGCCAAGCCCTTGACGTCGTTCATGAATTGCGCCTGGGCGAAAGCCGCGGCGTCGCGGCCCTCCAGAGCGATGAGTCGTTGACCGGGCAGGGCGAAGGCCTGTCCGGGCAAGGCGTGCGGGTTGTCAGGCATGGGGGCCGGGAATTAATATTTAACGCTGTGATGATAGGCGAAACCACCCCGGAAGCACGTTCGGACGACGCGTCCGAGATCCCGGCGACCCCCGTGTCCGGCGCGGCCGAGACGGGAGGCGCATCGCCTTCCGCCAAGGACGCTCCGGTTGAGCCCGCTGCGCAAGCGCAGCCGCCCAAGGAGCACGGTGGTCGCGACGGTCTCGAACCGACCCGCTACGGCGACTGGGAAAAGAACGGACGCTGCATCGATTTCTAGCCGATCGGTCCGCGTCGTTCGCTTTTCAAGCACCGTCCCAAACCCCCACACCGGCGTGCCCGCACGCTTCCCCGCCACGCGGCGCCGCCGCCCAGCCGAGATTGCCATACCCTCATGGCGAACCGCGAACGACCTTTGTCGCCACACCTGCAGGTTTACCGCTGGCAGGTACAGATGGCGACCTCGATCCTGCACCGCGCGACCGGTGTCATCCTCTCCATCGGCGCCCTGCTGATCGCCTGGGCGCTGACCGCCCTGGCCGCGGGGCCCGACGCCTGGGCGAGCTTCATCGCCTGCGCGCGCTCGCCGCTGGGCTTCCTGATCCTGTTCGGCTGGACCTGGGCCTTCGCCTATCACCTGCTCAACGGCATCCGCCACCTGGTCCAGGACGCCGGCTTCGGCTTCAAGGTCCAGACCTTCATCCGCAGCAGCTGGACCAGCGTCATCGGCAGCCTCGTGCTGACCGCGCTGATCTGGATCGTCGCCATGATGTCGCGAGGTGGCGCATGAGCATCTTCAGCCAGAAGGAAGCGCGTACCGCGCTCAAGTCCGCGCGCGGCCTGGGCTCGGCCCAGTACGGCACCCACCACTTCGTGGTCCAGCGGGTCACCGCGATCGCGCTGATCTTCCTGAGCCTGTACACCATCGGCCTGATCGTGTCGTGGATCGGCGGCGACTACGCCAGCGTCCGCGCCAGCGTCGCCGACCCGTGCAACGCGGTGCTGTTGAGCGCGTTCGTGATCGCGATGTTCTGGCACGCGCGGCTCGGCCTGCAGGTGATCGTCGAGGACTACGTCCACGCCCCGCTGTTGGCGATGGCCTCGCAGATCGCCATCGTTTTCGTTTGCGCACTCGCGGCCCTGGCCAGCGTGCTCGCCATCATCCGCATCGCGCTGGGAGCCTGATCCGTGGCCTCTGCCTACAAGATCCAAGAACACAGCTTCGACATGGTCGTGGTCGGCGCCGGCGGCGCCGGCCTGCGCGCCACCTTCGGCCTGGCCCAGAAGGGCCTGAAGACCGCCTGCATCACCAAGGTGTTCCCGACCCGTTCGCACACCGTGGCGGCGCAGGGCGGCGTGGCCGCGGCGCTGGCCAACATGGGCGACGACAACTGGAAGTACCACTTCTACGACACCGTCAAAGGCTCGGACTGGCTCGGCGACCAGGACGCCATCGAGTACATGTGCCGCGAGGCGATTCCGGCCATCATCGAGCTGGAACACTACGGCGTGCCGTTCTCGCGCACCGACGACGGCAAGATCTACCAGCGTCCGTTCGGCGGCATGACCACCAAGTTCGGCAAGGGCCCGCCGGCGCAGCGCACCT contains these protein-coding regions:
- a CDS encoding DUF1674 domain-containing protein gives rise to the protein MRLGESRGVAALQSDESLTGQGEGLSGQGVRVVRHGGRELIFNAVMIGETTPEARSDDASEIPATPVSGAAETGGASPSAKDAPVEPAAQAQPPKEHGGRDGLEPTRYGDWEKNGRCIDF
- the sdhC gene encoding succinate dehydrogenase, cytochrome b556 subunit, which produces MANRERPLSPHLQVYRWQVQMATSILHRATGVILSIGALLIAWALTALAAGPDAWASFIACARSPLGFLILFGWTWAFAYHLLNGIRHLVQDAGFGFKVQTFIRSSWTSVIGSLVLTALIWIVAMMSRGGA
- the sdhD gene encoding succinate dehydrogenase, hydrophobic membrane anchor protein, whose amino-acid sequence is MSIFSQKEARTALKSARGLGSAQYGTHHFVVQRVTAIALIFLSLYTIGLIVSWIGGDYASVRASVADPCNAVLLSAFVIAMFWHARLGLQVIVEDYVHAPLLAMASQIAIVFVCALAALASVLAIIRIALGA